The Nitrospinota bacterium genome contains a region encoding:
- the gspD gene encoding type II secretion system secretin GspD gives MRRSLNWMPAAVAAAMCLLPSHGAHGENLSISGAQSSPPVTLQQAAPLPAPPPGAPAGIPRQQIDRQSGAAVTPAADARRQGENGQSMALNFESAPIREVIKNICELLNMNYIIEQDIKGFVTIRTLNKIPVAGAIDLLDQLLILNGITRVKIGNYWRFLPAAAAIKEPLQVYKDPAPNEFAARDRYAIQILTFNYVGADQILELIKPFLSKEASATVLQRQNMLLVVERGTKLPEIESLSRAIDVDSLDTMQVKLFDLKNAGAGEVAQELTAVYATMGYVKPPPAQGIVFLPLDRLNSILMVNPFPNLYPGIKEWLDKLDTGSIGSAEVTTHIYHVQHGDAENLAGILRQLYVDDKKQKANAQAAAGPAMVEGPVLILHHPDTNSIIIRTAERNFQIIGETLKRLDQMPQQVLIEVLIAEIQLSDNLEFGLEWAMASSGGGSESSVANNLGGLSPSGATNVAANLGNTAFNPVGSAQGLSVFARNSTNVMGLLHTLATQSKLDIKASPILMTSNNKAASIDITNEVPISTITTTQTGATAQNIQYRSVGIRLSVTPKINEQSFVSLIVDQEISQIDDGRKAEFKALGISAMPLLRRQAKSSIVVKNRETLILGGMISEQKGGGKSGIPWLSDIPFLGWLFGTNSKTSSKTELLILLTPHVIGSEEEARAITERYKEQIKDLQLSAKNTKAEAPAPEAPLAPGEKVLAK, from the coding sequence GTGCGGCGTTCGCTCAATTGGATGCCGGCGGCGGTGGCCGCCGCGATGTGTCTGCTGCCGTCACACGGCGCGCACGGGGAAAACCTTTCAATATCCGGCGCGCAGTCAAGCCCTCCCGTCACCCTGCAACAGGCCGCGCCGCTTCCCGCCCCGCCCCCGGGCGCGCCGGCCGGCATTCCGCGCCAGCAGATCGACCGGCAAAGCGGCGCCGCCGTCACTCCCGCCGCCGATGCGCGGCGGCAAGGGGAAAACGGGCAATCCATGGCGCTCAACTTCGAGTCGGCCCCGATACGCGAAGTGATCAAAAACATATGCGAGCTGCTCAACATGAATTACATCATCGAGCAGGACATCAAGGGATTCGTCACCATCCGGACGCTCAACAAAATACCGGTGGCCGGCGCAATCGACCTTTTGGACCAACTGCTGATCCTCAACGGCATCACCCGCGTGAAGATCGGCAACTACTGGCGCTTCCTCCCCGCGGCCGCGGCCATCAAGGAGCCGTTGCAGGTCTACAAGGATCCCGCCCCCAACGAATTCGCCGCGCGCGACCGCTACGCCATCCAGATACTCACCTTCAATTATGTGGGAGCCGACCAGATACTTGAACTCATCAAGCCGTTCCTCTCCAAGGAGGCGTCCGCCACGGTGCTCCAGCGCCAAAACATGCTGCTGGTGGTCGAACGCGGCACCAAACTGCCGGAGATCGAAAGCCTTTCCCGCGCCATCGACGTCGATTCGCTGGACACCATGCAGGTGAAGCTCTTCGACCTGAAAAACGCCGGCGCCGGCGAGGTGGCGCAGGAGCTGACCGCCGTCTACGCCACCATGGGCTACGTGAAACCGCCCCCCGCGCAGGGAATCGTCTTCCTGCCGCTTGACCGGCTCAACAGCATCCTGATGGTCAATCCCTTCCCCAACCTCTACCCCGGCATCAAGGAATGGCTGGACAAGCTCGACACCGGCTCCATCGGCAGCGCCGAAGTGACCACCCACATCTATCATGTGCAGCACGGCGACGCGGAGAACCTGGCCGGCATTTTGCGCCAGCTTTATGTGGACGACAAAAAACAAAAAGCGAACGCGCAAGCGGCGGCCGGCCCGGCCATGGTGGAAGGCCCGGTATTGATCCTGCACCACCCGGACACCAATTCCATCATCATCCGCACGGCCGAGCGCAATTTCCAGATCATCGGGGAGACGCTGAAGCGGCTTGACCAGATGCCGCAGCAGGTGCTGATCGAAGTGCTCATCGCCGAAATCCAGCTTTCCGACAACCTGGAATTCGGCCTCGAATGGGCCATGGCGTCCTCCGGCGGCGGCAGCGAAAGCTCTGTCGCCAACAACCTGGGGGGCCTCTCCCCCTCCGGCGCCACCAACGTGGCGGCGAACCTGGGAAACACCGCCTTCAACCCGGTGGGGAGCGCGCAGGGCCTCTCGGTCTTCGCCCGCAACAGCACCAACGTGATGGGGTTGCTCCACACGCTGGCCACCCAATCGAAGCTCGACATCAAGGCAAGCCCGATCCTGATGACCTCCAACAACAAGGCCGCCTCCATCGACATCACCAACGAAGTGCCGATCTCCACCATCACCACCACGCAGACCGGCGCCACCGCCCAGAACATCCAGTACCGCTCGGTCGGCATCCGGCTTTCCGTCACCCCGAAGATCAACGAACAAAGCTTCGTTTCGCTCATCGTGGATCAGGAAATCAGCCAGATCGACGACGGGCGCAAGGCGGAATTCAAGGCGCTGGGAATATCCGCCATGCCGTTGCTGCGCCGTCAGGCCAAAAGCAGCATCGTGGTGAAGAACCGCGAAACGCTCATCCTGGGCGGCATGATCAGCGAGCAGAAAGGGGGGGGCAAATCAGGCATCCCGTGGCTTTCCGATATCCCGTTCCTCGGCTGGCTCTTCGGCACCAACAGCAAAACCTCCTCCAAAACCGAACTGCTGATCCTGCTGACCCCGCATGTGATCGGCTCGGAAGAAGAAGCGCGGGCGATCACCGAACGTTACAAGGAACAGATCAAGGATTTGCAGTTGAGCGCGAAAAACACCAAGGCCGAAGCCCCCGCCCCGGAAGCTCCCCTCGCCCCCGGCGAAAAGGTGCTGGCAAAATAA